One segment of Magnetococcus sp. PR-3 DNA contains the following:
- a CDS encoding iron-sulfur cluster assembly protein, producing MMRWPWQKNTDNPAPSPDLLEDDQVMDPVFRQIVAALRAVEDPELKVNVYDLGLIYDVAVDEFSTAHVQMTLTSPNCPVAGSLPKQVAQSVARLPSIRQVRLELVWDPPWDRSRMSRAARWQVGL from the coding sequence ATGATGCGTTGGCCTTGGCAAAAAAATACGGATAATCCGGCTCCGTCACCGGATCTACTGGAAGATGATCAAGTCATGGATCCTGTTTTTAGGCAGATTGTCGCGGCACTGCGTGCTGTGGAAGATCCTGAACTAAAGGTAAACGTCTATGATTTAGGGCTGATCTACGATGTTGCGGTGGATGAGTTCAGTACAGCACATGTTCAAATGACCTTAACCAGTCCCAACTGCCCTGTTGCAGGTTCACTACCCAAGCAGGTGGCCCAATCGGTTGCCCGGTTACCCTCTATTCGTCAAGTACGCCTAGAGCTGGTGTGGGACCCTCCATGGGATCGAAGCCGTATGAGCCGTGCTGCTCGCTGGCAGGTTGGTTTATAA
- the sufC gene encoding Fe-S cluster assembly ATPase SufC: MLEICNLHASVAGKKILHGVDLMIPDGQVHVIMGPNGSGKSTLAHVLSGHPGYEQQRGTIRMNGEAIEQLEPEERALRGLFLAFQYPVEIPGVNNLQLLKAALNARRRFRGEPELDAYDFQERVEQALSRVSMDEQMLGRGVNSGFSGGEKKRNEIFYMALLEPSVAILDETDSGLDIDALKDIALGLESLRDAHRSMLLITHYQRLLDYIQPDRVHVLSGGRIIRSGDASLPMELEQHGYTGMQGDTPDSALTEVGRHPS; encoded by the coding sequence ATGTTAGAGATCTGTAATCTACACGCTTCTGTTGCAGGTAAAAAAATTCTTCATGGGGTGGATCTCATGATTCCAGATGGTCAGGTACATGTGATCATGGGGCCTAATGGTTCTGGCAAAAGCACATTGGCTCATGTGTTGTCTGGACATCCTGGCTATGAACAGCAACGCGGCACCATTCGTATGAATGGAGAAGCCATTGAACAGTTAGAACCTGAAGAGCGGGCGCTGCGGGGGCTTTTTTTAGCTTTTCAGTATCCAGTGGAGATCCCTGGGGTTAATAACCTTCAATTGCTTAAAGCTGCTTTAAATGCACGCCGACGTTTTCGTGGTGAGCCTGAGTTGGATGCTTATGATTTTCAAGAGCGGGTCGAACAGGCATTGAGTCGCGTTAGCATGGATGAACAGATGTTGGGCCGGGGGGTGAACAGTGGGTTCTCGGGAGGAGAGAAAAAACGCAATGAGATCTTTTATATGGCGCTTCTGGAGCCTTCGGTAGCCATCTTGGATGAGACCGACTCTGGGCTGGATATTGATGCACTCAAGGATATCGCTCTGGGGTTGGAGTCCTTAAGGGATGCGCACCGCAGTATGCTCTTAATTACGCACTATCAAAGGTTGTTGGATTATATACAGCCGGATCGCGTGCATGTATTGAGTGGCGGACGTATCATTCGCTCTGGTGATGCATCTCTGCCCATGGAGCTAGAACAGCATGGTTATACCGGGATGCAAGGCGACACGCCTGACTCTGCCTTAACAGAGGTGGGGAGGCATCCATCATGA
- the pepN gene encoding aminopeptidase N encodes MSQRTAHNLKDYAPPHFLVEQVELTFELDPSKTRVETVTQYHRHPDAPVDAPLILNGEELELESLEIEGQQGPALYSIENDLLTLTPPSETFTLRCVTYIAPDKNSALDGLYISSGMFCTQCEAEGFRKITYYPDRPDVMAKYTVTLIADANAYPVLLSNGDKTATQQLDDGRHSATYVDPYPKPSYLFALVAGDLALLEDHYTTAEGREVTLQLFSEAHSIDQCDHAMEALKKSMKWEEKRYGLSYDLNTYMIVAVGDFNMGAMENKGLNVFNTKYVLAAPHVATDTEYEAVEGVIAHEYFHNWTGNRITCRDWFQLSLKEGLTVYRDQSFSSDIVSGPVQRIQDVRILRNHQFPEDAGPTAHPVQPESYIEINNFYTSTVYNKGAEVIRMMETLLGWEAFRKGIDLYVARHDGEAATVEQFVSCMENASGRDLSQFRLWYVQAGTPELTFNSLYFPESQRYVLNVAQHCPATPGQSSKAPMHIPIRIALLDPKGEAQTLKLVEDEHPLGKEATLELTQSEATYTFEGLSHPPTPSLMRGFSAPVKWDAALDHEQLAFLWANDNDPFNRWESGQILSVLTILDMVEKTQKTGQLPDLPSSFAEAFETVIKDSSSDPALLALSLTLPTTGYIMDRMDKADPHIVYKVRQHLRQSLATRFRPLFLNLYGRYFSEDAYTYSPDAAGARALKNLALDYLLENPEPTVLALARKQFKQADNITDWLGAYGPLLRCGCGASHDLTDALYDRCKNSANALDKWFATQISMVPGEHGLATAQALAKHPDFSWSTPNKVRAVVGSLSGANPTAFHALDGSGYRFLQEVISQLDEKNPQLAARLCAYFTRWRRMVPELSSLMRQSLEVLVYKPGLSNDTYEIVSKSLDDSST; translated from the coding sequence ATGTCTCAACGCACGGCACATAACCTCAAAGATTATGCCCCCCCTCACTTTTTGGTGGAGCAGGTGGAGCTGACCTTTGAACTGGATCCCTCCAAAACCCGCGTTGAGACGGTTACACAATACCACCGACATCCAGATGCTCCCGTTGATGCACCCCTTATTCTCAACGGAGAAGAGCTGGAACTAGAAAGTTTGGAGATTGAAGGACAACAGGGACCAGCACTCTATAGCATTGAGAATGACCTGCTCACCCTGACCCCACCAAGTGAGACGTTTACCTTACGCTGTGTCACCTATATTGCCCCTGATAAAAACAGCGCCCTGGATGGCCTGTATATCTCCAGTGGCATGTTCTGCACTCAATGTGAGGCTGAAGGTTTTCGCAAGATTACCTACTACCCAGACCGACCAGATGTCATGGCCAAGTATACGGTCACACTTATTGCAGATGCCAACGCCTACCCTGTACTGTTGAGCAATGGAGATAAAACCGCCACTCAGCAGCTTGATGATGGGCGCCACAGTGCAACTTATGTCGACCCCTACCCAAAACCCAGCTACCTCTTTGCACTGGTTGCTGGCGACCTGGCGCTACTTGAAGATCATTACACCACCGCCGAAGGGCGTGAAGTGACGCTGCAGCTCTTTTCAGAGGCACATAGCATTGATCAATGCGACCATGCTATGGAAGCCCTGAAAAAATCCATGAAGTGGGAAGAAAAGCGCTATGGCCTAAGCTATGATCTAAATACCTATATGATTGTCGCTGTTGGTGACTTCAATATGGGTGCCATGGAGAATAAAGGGCTCAATGTCTTCAATACCAAATATGTGCTCGCAGCACCCCATGTCGCGACCGATACCGAATATGAAGCGGTCGAAGGGGTTATTGCCCATGAATATTTTCATAACTGGACAGGTAACCGCATCACCTGTCGTGACTGGTTTCAATTGAGCCTTAAAGAGGGGCTGACCGTCTACCGCGACCAGAGCTTCTCTTCGGACATTGTCTCCGGTCCGGTTCAGCGTATTCAGGATGTACGCATACTGCGCAATCATCAGTTTCCAGAAGATGCTGGCCCAACGGCACATCCTGTACAGCCAGAATCCTATATTGAAATCAATAACTTTTACACAAGCACTGTCTACAACAAAGGGGCTGAAGTCATCCGCATGATGGAGACCCTGCTTGGCTGGGAAGCTTTCCGTAAAGGTATCGATCTCTATGTGGCACGTCATGATGGTGAAGCGGCAACGGTCGAGCAGTTTGTCTCATGTATGGAGAATGCCTCGGGCCGTGATCTAAGCCAGTTTAGACTATGGTATGTACAGGCAGGTACGCCAGAACTGACCTTTAATAGTCTCTATTTTCCCGAGAGCCAGCGCTATGTACTGAATGTTGCTCAGCACTGCCCTGCAACGCCTGGACAGAGCAGTAAAGCCCCGATGCACATTCCCATTCGCATTGCCCTACTGGACCCTAAAGGGGAAGCACAAACGCTTAAATTGGTTGAGGATGAGCACCCCTTAGGTAAAGAGGCAACCTTAGAACTAACCCAAAGTGAAGCAACCTATACGTTTGAAGGGCTTAGCCATCCACCAACCCCATCTTTAATGCGTGGTTTTTCTGCACCGGTAAAATGGGATGCCGCTTTGGATCATGAACAGCTGGCCTTTTTATGGGCCAATGATAATGATCCATTTAATCGATGGGAATCCGGGCAGATTCTGTCCGTATTAACCATTCTGGATATGGTGGAAAAAACTCAAAAAACGGGTCAGCTCCCTGATCTACCCAGTAGCTTTGCTGAAGCCTTTGAAACGGTGATTAAAGACAGCAGTAGTGACCCAGCCCTACTGGCGCTCTCGTTAACCCTGCCAACAACCGGCTACATAATGGACCGCATGGATAAAGCGGATCCCCATATCGTCTATAAAGTCCGCCAACATTTGCGTCAATCCCTGGCTACTCGTTTCCGTCCACTGTTCCTGAATCTGTATGGCCGTTATTTCAGTGAAGATGCCTATACCTACAGCCCAGACGCTGCGGGTGCCCGAGCATTAAAAAACCTAGCTCTGGACTATCTATTGGAAAATCCAGAACCGACGGTACTGGCTTTGGCGCGTAAACAGTTTAAACAAGCAGATAACATAACGGACTGGCTTGGTGCCTATGGTCCACTTTTACGCTGTGGCTGTGGTGCCAGTCATGATTTGACGGATGCACTCTATGACCGCTGTAAAAATTCCGCCAATGCTTTGGATAAATGGTTTGCCACGCAAATCAGTATGGTACCAGGCGAGCACGGTTTAGCGACCGCCCAAGCCCTGGCCAAACATCCTGATTTTTCCTGGAGCACCCCCAATAAAGTACGCGCTGTGGTGGGGAGTTTAAGTGGTGCCAACCCCACGGCTTTTCATGCCTTGGATGGTTCAGGTTATCGTTTTTTGCAAGAGGTTATCAGCCAGCTGGATGAAAAAAATCCCCAACTGGCCGCCCGCTTATGTGCCTACTTTACACGCTGGCGCCGCATGGTACCGGAACTGTCATCTTTAATGCGTCAATCTTTGGAGGTGCTGGTCTATAAACCAGGGCTTTCAAACGATACCTATGAAATTGTCAGTAAGAGTTTGGATGATTCCAGCACATAA
- a CDS encoding PilZ domain-containing protein — protein MSEEAKKPDEEEQDEVTRQEERKPFVTELIFHAEDGTIYTGQTTDVSLSGAFLHTQLPEGTKLAHGDEGVVEVTLDQGGRSYTMSFPCRVARITPAGIGLFFDEVDEESDLDHGSIEL, from the coding sequence ATGTCTGAAGAAGCCAAAAAGCCAGATGAAGAAGAACAGGATGAGGTTACCCGACAAGAAGAGCGCAAGCCCTTTGTCACCGAACTGATCTTTCATGCTGAAGATGGTACGATTTATACAGGGCAAACGACCGATGTAAGCCTTAGTGGTGCCTTTTTACACACCCAATTACCCGAAGGGACCAAACTGGCCCATGGGGATGAAGGGGTTGTGGAGGTAACCTTAGACCAAGGAGGAAGGAGCTACACCATGTCCTTTCCCTGTCGTGTGGCCCGTATTACACCGGCAGGCATTGGTTTGTTTTTTGATGAAGTTGACGAAGAAAGCGATCTGGACCACGGCTCCATTGAACTGTAA
- the sufD gene encoding Fe-S cluster assembly protein SufD, translating into MNSWMAQQVAQQQQLRSLLPGEAPWLQQQRAWALERFSQMPLPTRKDEAWKHTPMHPLKKVHFEARPPSCLAMDLDDLHPFLGSWQEGNLLTFVNGRFTVQLSRLPLVPHGVYVGSLGAMLASQPEKVEPYLRIDPEKEMDPFQLLELAYLMDGAFIHLEEGFVMEQPLHLLYLNTPSHTPVLHPLHNLIVAERRSGAQIVEHHVSLSNTQHDLTLCQTDIHLHPGVIMDHGWVQQISHEGFHLAQCHVQQCSDSHFNSHAFAVGGALSRYRMHVNLKEEGTQCTLRGLYTGDGHRHVDMGTKVNHAFAHGQSSQLHKGMLCDHAHGVFDAMVKVHPHAAHTHATQRNDTLLLSEYAVVESQPQMEILADDVQCSHGATVGQLDEEALFYLQSRGIARMEAQNLLIEGFLEEVVGDITSPILKPWYAQCLQQTAPTHQGV; encoded by the coding sequence ATGAATAGCTGGATGGCACAACAGGTGGCACAACAGCAACAGTTAAGGTCACTTCTACCCGGGGAGGCGCCTTGGTTACAGCAGCAGCGTGCGTGGGCGTTGGAGCGTTTTTCGCAAATGCCGCTGCCTACCCGTAAAGATGAGGCATGGAAACATACACCCATGCATCCCTTAAAAAAGGTACATTTTGAAGCGCGCCCCCCCAGTTGTTTGGCCATGGATCTGGATGATCTTCACCCCTTTCTGGGCAGTTGGCAGGAAGGCAACCTGCTCACTTTTGTGAATGGCCGTTTTACGGTTCAGCTCTCTCGGCTCCCCTTGGTTCCGCATGGGGTATATGTTGGCAGTTTGGGGGCTATGTTGGCATCGCAGCCAGAGAAGGTGGAACCCTATCTCAGAATTGATCCTGAGAAGGAGATGGACCCCTTTCAACTGCTTGAGTTAGCCTATTTAATGGATGGAGCTTTTATCCATTTGGAGGAAGGGTTTGTTATGGAGCAGCCCCTCCACCTGCTCTATCTTAACACCCCTTCTCATACACCTGTTCTACACCCGCTACATAATCTAATCGTTGCAGAACGCAGAAGTGGTGCCCAGATTGTGGAGCACCACGTCAGTTTATCCAACACTCAGCATGATCTGACACTTTGCCAGACAGATATCCATCTCCACCCAGGGGTGATCATGGACCATGGCTGGGTACAACAGATCAGTCATGAAGGTTTTCATTTGGCTCAATGTCATGTTCAGCAATGTTCAGACAGCCATTTTAACAGCCATGCTTTTGCAGTTGGTGGGGCCCTTTCTCGATACCGAATGCATGTTAATCTTAAAGAGGAAGGAACACAGTGTACGCTAAGGGGGCTCTATACCGGTGATGGTCATCGCCATGTGGATATGGGCACCAAGGTTAACCACGCCTTTGCCCATGGGCAGTCCAGCCAACTCCATAAAGGGATGCTGTGTGACCATGCTCATGGTGTTTTTGATGCCATGGTTAAGGTTCACCCACACGCAGCCCACACGCATGCGACACAACGCAATGATACGCTTCTTCTGAGCGAATATGCGGTGGTTGAAAGCCAACCTCAGATGGAAATTTTAGCTGATGATGTGCAATGCAGTCATGGTGCAACGGTTGGCCAATTGGATGAAGAGGCTCTTTTTTATCTACAAAGTCGTGGCATTGCCCGAATGGAAGCCCAAAATCTACTGATTGAAGGTTTTCTGGAAGAGGTGGTTGGTGATATTACGTCTCCTATTTTAAAGCCCTGGTATGCCCAATGTCTGCAACAAACGGCGCCGACTCATCAGGGAGTATAA
- a CDS encoding ATP-binding protein, protein MKLFKIPLSQRLLLSLILFSLLPVAVVGYGLLNIFEYSMRQEMTQRMAHLADQKTDQIRDYLNGRMRDIQLLAQSPTVQQDLTLFTTRFHEGYSSKEYQNLNHEKREFYLNFMEQFKYYDLFMIDVKGDVVFSVLQEADFATNLKHGLYRQSELGQVFSQAQTQLSANISNIKPYTPSAEPAVFMAVPVIKDTTLLGVIALQIDIKHFHQVVADRIGMGKSGETVIAHRQGEYAQFVMPLKHDLHSTSIHSVKLGDQQGQPIQLAVKGEHGSGVQQDYRGITVLAAWRYIPEMRLGMVVKVDQREAMAPVHTIRSYGIWVVTTLLLLVGLFGSALHRSIIQPLQLLSHATSQLAAGQMENRVSIQSQDEIGQLATDFNAMADHLQQSHEELEKRVQARTLALTHAKDEAQKASQAKSAFLASMSHEIRTPMNVVIGMSDILLERIQDPTQQAHLIKLQQAGDSLLALINNILDLSKIEAGRLELQNRAFDLIPLITETTELFSLSCQDKGLDLICQIDADSSLWIQGDPDRLRQIIMNLLSNAIKFTEKGSIQVKLTLHTDCFELSVIDTGMGIEAEYQHHIFEKFTQVDPTATRRHGGTGLGLSISKELVTLMGGSIHLTSQIKQGCQFTLNIPMQTCKPVQQKAPISPPSQHTEPSSTVCLHILIVEDSEDNRALLDAYLKTSPHRVTYAFNGQEGLKLATTQQFDLIFMDVQMPIMDGYSATSAIRNHEKQHNLPPTSIVALTANALDGDAQLSLQAGCTDHLTKPIKKAAFLAAIEYYTQKQPPTLL, encoded by the coding sequence ATGAAGCTTTTTAAAATTCCCCTATCTCAGCGCTTATTACTCTCACTTATTCTTTTCTCTTTATTACCTGTAGCTGTTGTTGGTTATGGTCTACTTAATATTTTTGAGTACTCCATGCGCCAAGAGATGACGCAACGTATGGCACATTTGGCAGACCAGAAGACAGACCAAATTCGTGACTACCTAAATGGCCGTATGCGCGACATTCAACTTTTGGCACAATCTCCAACCGTGCAACAAGACCTAACCTTATTTACAACCCGTTTTCATGAAGGCTACTCCTCGAAAGAGTATCAAAATCTTAACCATGAAAAGCGTGAGTTTTACTTAAACTTTATGGAACAGTTTAAGTACTATGATCTCTTCATGATTGATGTGAAGGGGGATGTGGTTTTTAGTGTATTACAAGAGGCTGATTTTGCGACCAACCTCAAGCATGGCCTTTATCGCCAATCTGAGTTAGGACAAGTTTTTAGCCAGGCACAAACACAACTTTCCGCCAATATTTCTAACATTAAGCCTTACACCCCTTCTGCAGAACCTGCGGTTTTTATGGCAGTCCCTGTTATCAAGGATACAACTCTTTTGGGGGTCATCGCCCTACAGATTGATATCAAACATTTTCACCAAGTTGTCGCTGATCGCATAGGGATGGGCAAGAGTGGAGAAACAGTGATTGCTCACCGTCAAGGAGAGTATGCCCAGTTTGTGATGCCCCTGAAACATGATCTGCACTCAACCTCTATTCATTCAGTCAAGCTTGGTGATCAACAAGGACAACCCATTCAGTTAGCGGTTAAGGGAGAACATGGTAGCGGTGTTCAACAAGATTACCGTGGGATTACCGTCTTGGCAGCGTGGCGCTATATACCAGAGATGCGCCTGGGTATGGTGGTTAAAGTCGATCAACGAGAAGCGATGGCCCCCGTACACACCATACGCAGTTATGGAATATGGGTGGTGACGACACTGCTGCTTCTGGTTGGTCTGTTTGGCTCAGCACTGCACCGTTCGATCATCCAGCCTCTTCAGCTCTTAAGTCACGCCACAAGCCAACTGGCTGCGGGGCAGATGGAGAACCGGGTTTCGATCCAAAGTCAGGATGAAATAGGTCAACTGGCCACCGATTTTAATGCCATGGCTGACCATCTACAACAGAGCCATGAAGAGTTGGAAAAACGTGTACAAGCAAGAACCTTGGCACTCACACACGCTAAAGATGAAGCACAGAAGGCCAGCCAAGCCAAAAGTGCTTTTTTAGCCTCCATGAGCCATGAAATTCGTACACCCATGAATGTTGTTATTGGTATGAGTGATATCCTGCTGGAGCGTATTCAAGATCCGACACAGCAAGCTCATTTAATAAAACTCCAACAAGCTGGCGATAGCTTATTGGCACTGATTAATAACATTCTCGACCTCTCAAAGATTGAGGCAGGCCGCTTAGAACTTCAAAATAGAGCTTTTGATCTCATTCCCTTAATAACAGAGACAACTGAACTGTTTAGCTTAAGCTGCCAGGACAAAGGACTCGATCTTATTTGTCAAATAGATGCAGATTCTTCTCTGTGGATACAAGGTGACCCAGATCGCCTACGACAAATCATCATGAACCTGCTTTCTAATGCCATTAAATTTACAGAAAAAGGTTCCATCCAGGTCAAGCTGACTCTGCATACAGATTGCTTTGAACTCTCCGTTATTGATACGGGAATGGGGATTGAAGCAGAGTATCAACACCATATTTTTGAAAAATTCACCCAGGTAGACCCAACCGCGACGCGCCGGCATGGGGGCACTGGGCTTGGTTTGTCTATCAGTAAAGAGCTTGTGACATTAATGGGGGGTAGCATCCATTTAACGAGTCAAATCAAGCAAGGGTGTCAATTTACGCTTAATATACCGATGCAGACCTGTAAACCTGTTCAACAAAAAGCCCCCATTTCACCCCCATCACAGCATACCGAACCATCTTCAACGGTCTGTTTACATATACTGATTGTTGAGGACTCTGAAGATAACCGCGCGTTACTAGACGCCTACCTAAAAACCAGCCCCCACCGCGTAACCTACGCCTTCAACGGCCAAGAGGGGCTTAAACTTGCCACCACACAACAGTTTGATCTCATTTTTATGGATGTTCAAATGCCGATTATGGATGGTTACAGCGCAACGTCAGCCATCCGAAACCATGAGAAACAACATAACTTACCACCAACCTCTATTGTTGCTTTAACCGCCAACGCGTTAGATGGCGATGCCCAGTTAAGCCTTCAAGCAGGTTGTACCGATCATTTAACTAAACCCATTAAAAAAGCGGCCTTTTTAGCTGCGATTGAATACTACACGCAAAAACAACCACCCACTTTATTATAA
- the sufU gene encoding Fe-S cluster assembly sulfur transfer protein SufU, with translation MDQMLREVYEQTILDHNRHPRFYPEHPEPCTHHAHGFNPICGDEFDIHLEMHEGVIAHVGFEGAGCSISTAMCSLMLERVQGCTAEEAQQLFEMMHHLLTHHALPEKIPNEVGKLRVMLGVREHPTRIKCATLGWHILHAALVGDRATICTE, from the coding sequence ATGGATCAAATGCTGCGAGAGGTCTATGAACAGACCATTCTGGATCATAACCGTCATCCCCGTTTTTACCCTGAACACCCTGAACCGTGTACCCACCATGCCCATGGTTTTAACCCCATTTGTGGAGATGAGTTTGATATCCATCTAGAGATGCACGAGGGGGTTATCGCTCATGTTGGGTTTGAAGGTGCTGGGTGCAGCATCTCTACGGCAATGTGCTCTTTGATGTTGGAGCGTGTTCAAGGGTGTACAGCAGAGGAGGCCCAGCAGTTGTTTGAGATGATGCATCACCTTTTGACGCATCATGCCTTACCCGAAAAGATCCCCAATGAGGTTGGTAAATTACGGGTCATGTTGGGGGTTAGAGAGCACCCCACCCGTATTAAATGTGCAACCTTGGGTTGGCATATTCTTCATGCCGCACTGGTTGGAGACCGTGCGACCATCTGTACGGAATAG
- a CDS encoding urea ABC transporter substrate-binding protein, translated as MKRYHAIGGVVGAVLCTLVLAFFTLNSTAAPIRIGVLHALTGTMANSEAPLVDALKFAAHEINQQGGLLGRTLEVVVADSRSDWEHSRKQALRLIKDEQVAALFGCWTSACRKAVLPVVEIHDHLLFYPLQYEGLESSPNLIYTGSAPNQQIIPAFQWAQENFGPKIYLVGSDYIFPRAANMILKDIAPLLNGQVVGERYLPLGSPDVDEIIADIRAKKPDIVLNSINGDSNLFFFRHWQKQASPANPIPILSFSVAEALGQHMPKALTGHYLAWSYFQEIQTPENKDFLHRFQRFHKSQQPDHPTHVMDDPMEATYIGLNLWAQGVRDAQSIHPKTVRQSLSRQSFAAPQGIVTIDPQTRHLWRNIRIGQFQPDGRVKVVWAQPRPIRPTPFPTFHTKSYWKKLLFKELGVKL; from the coding sequence ATGAAACGTTACCATGCCATAGGGGGAGTGGTAGGGGCCGTACTCTGTACGCTTGTCCTTGCTTTTTTTACCCTCAACAGCACAGCTGCGCCTATTCGAATTGGGGTGCTCCATGCCCTAACAGGGACCATGGCCAACAGTGAAGCACCCCTTGTTGATGCCCTTAAGTTTGCAGCTCATGAGATTAACCAACAAGGTGGCCTACTGGGGCGAACCCTTGAAGTTGTGGTTGCGGATAGCCGGTCTGATTGGGAGCATAGCCGTAAACAGGCTCTACGCTTGATCAAAGATGAGCAGGTTGCAGCCCTGTTTGGGTGTTGGACATCAGCCTGCCGTAAAGCGGTTTTACCTGTTGTGGAAATCCATGATCACCTACTCTTCTACCCTCTCCAATATGAAGGTTTAGAATCCTCACCAAATCTAATTTATACCGGCTCTGCACCCAATCAACAGATCATTCCAGCGTTTCAATGGGCGCAAGAGAACTTTGGACCTAAGATCTATCTCGTGGGGTCAGACTATATTTTCCCACGAGCAGCCAACATGATCCTAAAGGATATTGCCCCTCTGCTGAACGGTCAGGTGGTGGGAGAGCGCTATCTACCACTGGGCTCACCTGATGTCGATGAAATTATCGCCGATATTCGAGCCAAAAAACCGGATATTGTACTCAATAGTATTAATGGTGATAGTAACCTTTTCTTTTTCCGTCACTGGCAGAAACAGGCTTCCCCAGCTAATCCCATACCGATTCTATCCTTTAGTGTCGCGGAGGCACTGGGCCAACATATGCCAAAAGCGCTCACTGGGCACTACCTAGCTTGGAGTTATTTTCAAGAGATTCAAACACCGGAAAACAAGGATTTTTTACACCGTTTTCAACGCTTCCATAAAAGCCAACAACCCGATCACCCAACCCATGTCATGGATGACCCCATGGAAGCGACCTACATTGGCCTAAATTTGTGGGCACAAGGTGTTCGAGATGCCCAAAGCATACACCCCAAAACCGTTCGCCAGAGTTTGAGCCGGCAAAGCTTTGCTGCACCACAAGGCATTGTGACCATTGACCCACAAACCCGCCATCTTTGGCGAAACATACGCATAGGACAGTTCCAGCCCGATGGTCGTGTTAAGGTGGTTTGGGCTCAACCACGCCCTATCCGCCCCACCCCCTTCCCGACATTTCATACTAAATCGTACTGGAAAAAACTGCTTTTCAAAGAGCTTGGGGTGAAGCTATGA